TCTTTGACGCGGACTTTGCGGGCTGTCGAGCGGCATTCGGCAGATGCTTCTTGATCAGGGATTCGATCTTCGCCTTGTCCATTTCCTGCTTCTCGAACAAAACCAGCATGCTCCCCGTACGCTCGTTGATCGAGGCATCCAAAATTCCAGGCTTGTCGGTCAACGCACTGGCAAGCTTTTTCAGCTGAGATTGGTCTTGCGTTCGAATCCGGACCCGTCCGGGTACGTAGCTGATATACACACGTCACCTCGCATCTCATGTACGTTGATTGCAACATCGAAGCTTGTGCAACGAATGCACGCCATGCACGCAACCCAAGCAGAAGGCATTTGAACCGCCCGCTTCGCTCGAGGCGCGGAGGACGCCAAAAAGAATTTTTGCCTTCCGCTGGAAAAATGCGGAAGGCAAAAGGCTTCACGCCTGACGGCGAAGAAATATCACCCCGCCAGGGGTGAGGCATCCTTTTGAAAAGCAGCTCTTTCCCTGCTTTTCAAAAGGTTTTCCTTGGCGTCCTCCGCGCCCTGAGCGAAGCGGGCGGTTATCTCATGTCCGTCACCCGGTTTTGGCCAGACTCCTGCATCAGGCCTTCAACTTCGGTTCTTGGCGTCTTTGTGGTTCAAAACTCTCTTGTTTTTTCAGGGACCACAGGAATAAGTCATTAAACATCATGCATCAGCCATGACTTCATGCTCCACGTCAACACCCATGCCATTGCTCAAACCCGGCGGCTTCCGAAACCTGTTGAGCAGCCGCTGAGCTGAATTGATCGTGTCGAAAGGACGCAAACTGTTCATGGTCACTGAAATGGTGACCAGATTGTGCAGCAGCGCGGAAGAGGACGGGCTGATCCTGCCGGCCAATCCCAGAAATACCAGCGCTGCATTGATGCCGATGGCCGCGCCGTAGTTCCAGCGCAAACGGGACATGGCCCGCACGGAAATGGACTTGGCCGTAAGGATGCCTTCCAGATCAGCCCGCGTCAGCAGTACATCGC
The sequence above is drawn from the Desulfonatronum thiosulfatophilum genome and encodes:
- a CDS encoding HMA2 domain-containing protein, whose product is MYISYVPGRVRIRTQDQSQLKKLASALTDKPGILDASINERTGSMLVLFEKQEMDKAKIESLIKKHLPNAARQPAKSASKKPYMTIAKRGMLGSLGLALTFALLDREDAHIASGTLFLGFLSYHLYGYRKRLLV